The Cellulomonas fulva genome includes a window with the following:
- a CDS encoding 1-acyl-sn-glycerol-3-phosphate acyltransferase has protein sequence MDLRRAAARAYWRVSRWRLVTERPPRDGAGILIGAPHTSNWDFVLMLAIAWEQGIPFRWLGKHTLFSGPAGPLMRGLGGIPVDRRDPAGLVDELIARVRDGERFYLVVTPEGTRSGQGWKSGFYRIARETGWGVTLGYVDRTTMTTGLGPTIELTGDVRADMDVIRAFYADKAGFRPERRTEPRLASEQAAGQSSQPTADGAEDPEVRP, from the coding sequence ATGGACCTCCGACGCGCCGCAGCGCGCGCCTACTGGCGGGTCAGCCGCTGGCGCCTGGTCACCGAGCGCCCGCCGCGCGACGGTGCCGGCATCCTCATCGGCGCCCCGCACACCTCGAACTGGGACTTCGTCCTGATGCTCGCGATCGCCTGGGAGCAGGGCATCCCGTTCCGCTGGCTCGGCAAGCACACGCTGTTCTCCGGCCCGGCCGGCCCGCTCATGCGCGGCCTGGGCGGCATCCCCGTCGACCGCCGCGATCCCGCTGGCCTGGTCGACGAGCTGATCGCCCGCGTGCGCGACGGCGAGCGGTTCTACCTCGTCGTGACGCCCGAGGGCACCCGCAGCGGCCAGGGCTGGAAGTCGGGCTTCTACCGCATCGCCCGCGAGACGGGCTGGGGTGTCACCCTCGGCTACGTCGACCGCACGACGATGACCACGGGCCTGGGCCCGACCATCGAGCTCACCGGCGACGTGCGCGCCGACATGGACGTCATCCGCGCGTTCTACGCCGACAAGGCCGGTTTCCGCCCCGAGCGCCGCACGGAACCCCGCCTGGCGTCCGAGCAGGCCGCAGGGCAGTCCTCTCAGCCGACGGCCGACGGCGCCGAAGACCCGGAGGTACGCCCGTGA
- a CDS encoding Rossmann-like and DUF2520 domain-containing protein, which translates to MTAPAHRPGRLGVGVVGAGRVGAVLGSALRAAGHPVVAVSAVSQESRDRAESLLPGVPVLAVPEVVRRAELVLLAVPDDALADLVRGLADLGAWQAGQIVVHTSGRYGVEVLAPARAAGVIPLAIHPAMTFTGTSLDLARLVGCPFAVTGPAAVLPIGQALAVEVGGEPTVLDEAARGLYHAALAHGANHLVVLVAQAAQALASAGVADPGRMLRPLLEAALDGALRAESTGTDAAALAGGGLPAVEDVRGPGAVAALTGPVRRGDVGTVVEHLAVLDALAATTGATDVPAAYRTLARAAGARALAAGLLPEPAAAAVLDALASGTSQPVSGVAGTDDGAGWLQQEDGHDEDGPPGREDA; encoded by the coding sequence GTGACCGCCCCGGCGCACCGGCCGGGCCGGCTCGGCGTGGGCGTGGTGGGCGCGGGGCGCGTCGGCGCCGTGCTCGGCAGCGCGCTGCGCGCCGCGGGGCACCCGGTCGTGGCCGTCAGCGCAGTGTCGCAGGAGTCCCGCGACCGCGCGGAGAGCCTGCTGCCCGGCGTGCCCGTCCTCGCGGTGCCGGAGGTCGTGCGGCGCGCCGAGCTGGTGCTCCTCGCGGTGCCCGACGACGCGCTCGCCGACCTGGTGCGCGGCCTGGCGGACCTCGGCGCGTGGCAGGCGGGACAGATCGTCGTGCACACCTCCGGTCGCTACGGGGTCGAGGTCCTGGCGCCCGCGCGTGCCGCCGGGGTGATCCCGCTCGCGATCCACCCCGCGATGACCTTCACCGGCACGTCGCTGGACCTGGCGCGGCTCGTCGGCTGCCCGTTCGCGGTGACCGGTCCCGCCGCGGTCCTGCCGATCGGGCAGGCGCTCGCGGTCGAGGTCGGCGGCGAGCCCACGGTGCTCGACGAGGCCGCGCGCGGGCTCTACCACGCGGCGCTGGCGCACGGCGCGAACCACCTCGTCGTGCTCGTCGCGCAGGCCGCCCAGGCGCTGGCCTCGGCGGGCGTGGCCGACCCGGGCCGCATGCTCCGGCCGCTGCTCGAGGCCGCGCTCGACGGCGCCCTGCGCGCCGAGTCCACGGGGACGGACGCCGCGGCGCTGGCGGGCGGTGGGCTGCCGGCGGTCGAGGACGTGCGCGGGCCGGGCGCGGTGGCCGCGCTCACCGGTCCGGTGCGGCGCGGCGACGTCGGCACCGTCGTCGAGCACCTGGCGGTGCTGGACGCGCTCGCCGCCACGACGGGCGCGACGGACGTGCCCGCGGCGTACCGGACGCTCGCCCGCGCCGCCGGTGCGCGCGCGCTCGCGGCGGGGCTGCTGCCCGAGCCCGCGGCCGCGGCGGTGCTGGACGCGCTCGCGTCAGGTACGTCACAACCGGTCTCCGGGGTCGCGGGCACAGACGACGGTGCGGGATGGTTGCAGCAGGAGGACGGGCACGACGAGGACGGGCCACCGGGCCGGGAGGACGCATGA
- a CDS encoding DUF3180 domain-containing protein: MGRTRWQTLLVVALGVAAATWIVFDAIEGNGGLPPEVPWLVAAVEVVIAAVVLSLGWAVRQFLRGKRPNLDPIRAARTAVLAKASCYTGALLTGWYAGQTIVLVTDLQTVGNGGRALSAGAAAVGAVVLAVVGLVVEGFCRIPPPEDEEREAAPHPSAG, translated from the coding sequence ATGGGACGCACGCGCTGGCAGACGCTCCTGGTCGTCGCGCTCGGGGTCGCCGCCGCCACGTGGATCGTGTTCGACGCGATCGAGGGCAACGGCGGGCTGCCGCCCGAGGTGCCGTGGCTGGTCGCCGCGGTCGAGGTCGTCATCGCGGCCGTGGTGCTCTCGCTGGGCTGGGCGGTCCGCCAGTTCCTGCGCGGCAAGCGGCCGAACCTCGACCCCATCCGCGCCGCGCGCACCGCGGTGCTGGCCAAGGCGTCCTGCTACACCGGCGCGCTGCTCACCGGCTGGTACGCCGGGCAGACGATCGTGCTCGTGACGGACCTCCAGACCGTCGGCAACGGCGGCCGTGCACTGTCCGCCGGGGCCGCCGCGGTCGGGGCCGTGGTGCTCGCGGTCGTCGGGCTCGTCGTCGAGGGCTTCTGCCGGATCCCGCCGCCGGAGGACGAGGAGCGCGAGGCGGCCCCGCACCCCAGCGCGGGCTGA
- a CDS encoding PH domain-containing protein, with translation MTTEPTPVSVPFEPAGVVWTPVSHRLATARLTTLAVVLGPVLLVLAVIALAVPQPWLWLPFGIVAALALWIGLLVPRQVRALAYAERADDLLVRRGIMFRSLVVVPYGRMQYVDVSAGPVARWFGIASVQLHTASPQTTATIEGLRPDEAARLRDRLASRGEARLAGL, from the coding sequence GTGACCACGGAACCGACGCCCGTGAGCGTCCCGTTCGAGCCGGCCGGAGTCGTCTGGACCCCGGTCTCGCACCGCCTCGCCACCGCCCGCCTGACGACGCTCGCGGTGGTGCTCGGCCCCGTCCTGCTGGTGCTCGCGGTGATCGCGCTCGCGGTGCCCCAGCCGTGGCTGTGGCTGCCGTTCGGGATCGTCGCGGCGCTCGCGCTGTGGATCGGCCTGCTGGTGCCCCGCCAGGTCCGCGCGCTCGCGTACGCCGAGCGCGCCGACGACCTCCTGGTGCGGCGCGGCATCATGTTCCGCTCGCTCGTCGTCGTCCCCTACGGCCGCATGCAGTACGTGGACGTGTCGGCCGGCCCGGTCGCCCGCTGGTTCGGGATCGCGTCGGTCCAGCTGCACACCGCGTCGCCGCAGACCACCGCGACCATCGAGGGCCTGCGTCCCGACGAGGCGGCGCGCCTGCGCGACCGGCTCGCGTCGCGCGGTGAGGCCCGGCTGGCGGGCCTGTGA
- the folK gene encoding 2-amino-4-hydroxy-6-hydroxymethyldihydropteridine diphosphokinase, producing MSDATGPVTDARGNRLDQIRLTGVSATGYHGVFEHEKRDGQTFVVDVVVHLDTRRAAAGDDLRHTLHYGELAELVVAVIEGPAYDLIETLAERIAATVLADGTVSAVDVAVHKPQAPIAVPFGDVVVAIRRDRTKLPAAEPYVPPVTAPPTHAVGAVEQPLEIAPLDVAPLVVPPLEPPTGTAQLPVAPDDQPTTAFTVPDLEAPAPIAAPADDEVVGEVVTDRLDVAPDAPVDAVLAFGANLGNAQETLRAAITEIGQVPGIEIVDVSPLARTAPVGGPDQPDFLNAVVLVRTSLAPRELLRAAQAVEQAHGRERLEHWGPRTLDVDLIVYGTVLAVTEDLELPHPRAHERAFVLQPWAQVDPDAFLPGLGGGPVAALAATAPDREGVRWLALDWLTAPLPAAHWEADAGPRPGGPGA from the coding sequence GTGAGCGACGCGACAGGGCCGGTGACGGACGCCCGCGGGAACCGTCTCGACCAGATCCGGCTGACGGGCGTGAGCGCGACCGGCTACCACGGGGTCTTCGAGCACGAGAAGCGGGACGGGCAGACGTTCGTCGTGGACGTCGTCGTGCACCTGGACACCCGACGAGCCGCGGCGGGCGACGACCTGCGGCACACGCTGCACTACGGGGAGCTCGCCGAGCTCGTCGTGGCCGTGATCGAGGGCCCGGCGTACGACCTGATCGAGACCCTGGCCGAGCGGATCGCGGCGACCGTCCTGGCGGACGGGACCGTCAGCGCGGTGGACGTGGCGGTGCACAAGCCGCAGGCGCCCATCGCGGTGCCGTTCGGTGACGTGGTGGTCGCGATCCGGCGGGACCGGACCAAGCTGCCCGCCGCCGAGCCGTACGTGCCGCCCGTGACCGCCCCGCCGACGCACGCGGTCGGCGCGGTCGAGCAGCCGCTCGAGATCGCCCCCCTCGACGTCGCGCCGCTCGTCGTGCCGCCCCTCGAGCCGCCGACCGGGACCGCGCAGCTGCCCGTCGCGCCCGACGACCAGCCGACGACCGCGTTCACGGTCCCCGACCTCGAGGCGCCGGCTCCGATCGCGGCGCCCGCCGACGACGAGGTCGTGGGCGAGGTGGTCACGGACCGCCTCGACGTCGCGCCCGACGCGCCCGTCGACGCGGTGCTCGCGTTCGGCGCGAACCTCGGCAATGCGCAGGAGACGCTGCGCGCCGCGATCACCGAGATCGGCCAGGTGCCGGGGATCGAGATCGTGGACGTCTCGCCGCTGGCGCGTACGGCGCCCGTGGGCGGGCCGGACCAGCCGGACTTCCTCAACGCCGTCGTGCTGGTGCGCACCTCGCTGGCCCCGCGGGAGCTGCTGCGCGCGGCCCAGGCGGTCGAGCAGGCGCACGGGCGCGAGCGGCTCGAGCACTGGGGCCCGCGCACGCTCGACGTCGACCTGATCGTGTACGGGACCGTGCTCGCGGTCACCGAGGACCTCGAGCTGCCGCACCCTCGCGCGCACGAGCGCGCGTTCGTCCTGCAGCCCTGGGCCCAGGTGGACCCGGACGCGTTCCTGCCGGGCCTCGGCGGCGGACCCGTCGCGGCGCTCGCGGCCACCGCGCCCGACCGCGAGGGCGTGCGCTGGCTCGCGCTCGACTGGCTGACCGCGCCCCTGCCGGCGGCGCACTGGGAGGCGGACGCGGGACCCCGCCCGGGTGGTCCGGGGGCCTGA
- the folE gene encoding GTP cyclohydrolase I FolE has translation MVDPITAPTGAVGEYDQDRAEAAIRELLLAVGEDPEREGLRDTPARVARAYREIFAGLRMSPQDVLTTTFDLGHEEMVLVKDIEVYSTCEHHLVPFHGVAHVGYIPGEHGRITGLSKLARLVDVFARRPQVQERLTSQIADALVEALEPRGVIVVVECEHLCMSMRGVRKPGSRTVTSAVRGQMRDVATRAEAMSLIHAR, from the coding sequence ATGGTCGACCCGATCACGGCCCCCACCGGCGCCGTCGGCGAGTACGACCAGGACCGCGCGGAGGCCGCCATCCGCGAGCTGCTGCTCGCGGTCGGCGAGGACCCCGAGCGCGAGGGCCTGCGGGACACCCCGGCGCGCGTCGCCCGGGCGTACCGGGAGATCTTCGCCGGCCTGCGGATGTCGCCGCAGGACGTGCTGACCACCACGTTCGACCTCGGTCACGAGGAGATGGTGCTGGTCAAGGACATCGAGGTGTACTCGACGTGCGAGCACCACCTGGTGCCGTTCCACGGTGTCGCCCACGTCGGCTACATCCCGGGCGAGCACGGCCGGATCACGGGGCTGTCCAAGCTCGCGCGGCTGGTGGACGTGTTCGCGCGCCGCCCGCAGGTGCAGGAGCGGCTGACGTCGCAGATCGCCGACGCGCTGGTCGAGGCGCTCGAGCCGCGCGGCGTGATCGTCGTGGTCGAGTGCGAGCACCTGTGCATGTCGATGCGCGGCGTCCGCAAGCCCGGCTCCCGCACGGTCACCTCGGCGGTCCGCGGCCAGATGCGTGACGTCGCCACCCGGGCCGAGGCCATGAGCCTCATCCACGCGCGCTGA
- a CDS encoding PH domain-containing protein: MSAPAESDDAVPADAWRRMHPVTPALKGWKVLVGVIAVVGYQVADDVRTASELLGGKGWLLVLGAVALVALVGFGYSAIAWRMTRYAVTDEAVHLRTGVLFRQQRQARLDRLQAVDVVQPLLARLFGLADLRLEVAGGSGSAVSLAYLREPDAQALRSDLLALAAGLRRPAGAPAPAAGAPGSVDDGAAPGAAGLDPQGPGTDPLSAVPGATAAGPRAGFEEAPEREVYAVPMPRLLVSTLRSATVAGLVLLVAAFVVGAILARDVGPLFVLFPAALGFVGTLWGRINGGAGFRAALSPDGIRLRHGLTEQRAQTVPPGRVQAVRLSQGLWWRGPDWWRIEINVAGYGTGDDAARATVLHPVATRDEAAAALWLVLPDLGVEDPRAVVDAAMSGRDDEGGFTPAPRQARWLDPVAWRRQGVRVTRTALVARSGRLVRHVVVVPHERTQSLGLEQGPLQRRLGVASFVVHSTPGPVRPRVDHLDGLVAAALLDEQSERARTARAAAGPELWMRSTP, encoded by the coding sequence GTGAGCGCGCCCGCCGAGTCCGACGACGCCGTCCCGGCCGATGCCTGGCGGCGCATGCACCCCGTGACGCCGGCCCTCAAGGGCTGGAAGGTGCTCGTGGGTGTCATCGCGGTCGTCGGGTACCAGGTGGCCGACGACGTGCGGACCGCCTCGGAGCTGCTGGGCGGCAAGGGCTGGCTGCTGGTGCTGGGCGCCGTGGCGCTCGTGGCGCTCGTCGGGTTCGGGTACTCCGCGATCGCCTGGCGCATGACCCGGTACGCCGTGACCGACGAGGCGGTGCACCTGCGCACCGGCGTGCTGTTCCGGCAGCAGCGGCAGGCGCGGCTCGACCGGCTCCAGGCCGTCGACGTGGTGCAGCCGCTGCTCGCGCGCCTCTTCGGGCTGGCCGACCTGCGGCTCGAGGTCGCGGGCGGCTCCGGCTCGGCGGTGTCGCTGGCCTACCTGCGGGAGCCCGACGCGCAGGCGCTCCGCAGCGACCTCCTGGCGCTCGCGGCCGGCCTGCGCCGTCCGGCCGGCGCCCCCGCGCCGGCCGCCGGCGCGCCCGGGTCGGTCGACGACGGCGCCGCGCCCGGCGCCGCCGGGCTGGACCCGCAGGGGCCGGGCACGGACCCGCTGAGCGCCGTCCCCGGCGCCACCGCGGCCGGTCCGCGCGCGGGCTTCGAGGAGGCGCCCGAGCGCGAGGTGTACGCGGTCCCGATGCCGCGCCTGCTCGTCTCGACGCTCCGCAGCGCGACCGTCGCGGGGCTGGTGCTGCTCGTCGCCGCCTTCGTGGTCGGCGCGATCCTCGCGCGCGACGTCGGTCCGCTGTTCGTGCTGTTCCCCGCGGCGCTGGGGTTCGTCGGGACGCTGTGGGGCCGCATCAACGGGGGTGCCGGCTTCCGGGCCGCGCTCTCGCCCGACGGCATCCGGCTGCGGCACGGCCTCACCGAGCAGCGCGCCCAGACCGTCCCCCCGGGACGCGTGCAGGCCGTGCGGCTGAGCCAGGGCCTGTGGTGGCGCGGGCCGGACTGGTGGCGCATCGAGATCAACGTCGCCGGGTACGGCACCGGCGACGACGCCGCGCGCGCGACGGTCCTGCACCCGGTCGCGACGCGCGACGAGGCGGCGGCGGCCCTGTGGCTGGTCCTGCCGGACCTCGGGGTCGAGGACCCGCGGGCCGTCGTCGACGCGGCCATGTCCGGCCGGGACGACGAGGGCGGCTTCACGCCGGCGCCGCGGCAGGCCCGCTGGCTCGACCCCGTCGCGTGGCGCCGGCAGGGCGTGCGCGTCACGCGCACCGCGCTGGTCGCGCGCTCGGGGCGCCTGGTCCGGCACGTCGTGGTGGTGCCGCACGAGCGCACGCAGTCGCTCGGGTTGGAGCAGGGCCCGCTGCAGCGCCGGCTCGGGGTCGCGAGCTTCGTCGTGCACTCCACGCCCGGCCCCGTGCGCCCGCGCGTCGACCACCTGGACGGCCTGGTGGCCGCCGCGCTGCTCGACGAGCAGTCCGAGCGCGCCCGCACGGCGCGCGCCGCCGCCGGCCCCGAGCTGTGGATGCGGTCGACGCCGTGA
- a CDS encoding VOC family protein has translation MPHGDITHIDIPVSDNEAGGRFYGGLFGWQIAEIPGFEGYPMWQAPNKISGGGLAPRSEGFTQPRSYVEVDSIDESLAKVTELGGKVLRGKEPIDDKSWWAIFEDPDGNVMGLYEGAPGADS, from the coding sequence ATGCCGCACGGGGACATCACGCACATCGACATCCCGGTCTCGGACAACGAGGCCGGCGGCCGCTTCTACGGCGGGCTCTTCGGCTGGCAGATCGCCGAGATCCCCGGCTTCGAGGGCTACCCCATGTGGCAGGCGCCCAACAAGATCAGCGGCGGCGGCCTCGCACCCCGCTCCGAGGGGTTCACCCAGCCCCGCAGCTACGTCGAGGTCGACTCGATCGACGAGTCGCTCGCCAAGGTCACCGAGCTCGGCGGCAAGGTCCTGCGCGGCAAGGAGCCCATCGACGACAAGAGCTGGTGGGCGATCTTCGAGGACCCGGACGGCAACGTCATGGGCCTCTACGAAGGAGCCCCCGGCGCCGACTCGTGA
- the ftsH gene encoding ATP-dependent zinc metalloprotease FtsH yields MNAKRLVRGPLLWIALAVVLLWIGVSTLTQPSVKSIDTSDGLELLADGKAEQAKITDGVQRVELTLKEDFVKGEDNLGKLVQFQYVAPQGETVVDAVQSADLDKGFTSENPQTSWWSSLLSLVLPFIIILAIFWFLMSNMQGGGSRVMSFGKSRAKLVSKESPQVTFADVAGVDEAVEELTEIKEFLSEPAKFQAVGAKIPKGVLLYGPPGTGKTLLARAVAGEAGVPFYSISGSDFVEMFVGVGASRVRDLFQQAKENSPAIIFVDEIDAVGRHRGAGLGGGHDEREQTLNQMLVEMDGFDVKTNVILIAATNRPDILDPALLRPGRFDRQVAVEPPDLKGRERILTVHAQGKPMAPHVDLTAVARRTPGFTGADLANVLNEAALLTARQNAQLIDDHALDEAIDRVVAGPQKRTRVMNVKEQKLTAYHEGGHALVAAALRYTDPVTKVTILPRGRALGYTMVMPVEDKYSVTRNELLDQLAYAMGGRVAEELVFHDPTTGAGNDIEKATATARRMITQFGMSSDLGAIRLGQDSGEVFLGRDMGHQRDYSEEVAGRIDAAVRGLIEDAHDEAWEILVEYRDVLDALVLELLEKETLNAQQLAEIFQPIVKRPPRQVWLSSDQRSVSDRPPVLTPAEIAVQDGQAVVPEDEAAAANPERPPVEAVETPPSQTPELD; encoded by the coding sequence ATGAACGCCAAGCGCCTCGTGCGCGGTCCCCTGCTGTGGATCGCCCTGGCCGTCGTGCTGCTGTGGATCGGCGTGAGCACGCTGACCCAGCCGTCCGTGAAGTCCATCGACACCTCCGACGGCCTCGAGCTGCTCGCCGACGGCAAGGCCGAGCAGGCCAAGATCACCGACGGCGTGCAGCGGGTCGAGCTCACGCTGAAGGAGGACTTCGTCAAGGGCGAGGACAACCTCGGCAAGCTCGTGCAGTTCCAGTACGTCGCGCCGCAGGGCGAGACGGTCGTGGACGCCGTGCAGAGCGCTGACCTCGACAAGGGCTTCACCTCGGAGAACCCGCAGACCTCCTGGTGGAGCAGCCTGCTGTCGCTGGTGCTGCCGTTCATCATCATCCTGGCGATCTTCTGGTTCCTCATGTCGAACATGCAGGGCGGCGGCTCGCGCGTCATGAGCTTCGGCAAGTCGCGCGCCAAGCTGGTCTCCAAGGAGTCCCCGCAGGTCACGTTCGCGGACGTCGCGGGGGTCGACGAGGCCGTCGAGGAGCTCACGGAGATCAAGGAGTTCCTCTCCGAGCCGGCCAAGTTCCAGGCCGTCGGCGCCAAGATCCCCAAGGGCGTGCTGCTGTACGGCCCGCCCGGGACCGGCAAGACGCTGCTCGCCCGCGCCGTCGCGGGTGAGGCGGGCGTCCCGTTCTACTCGATCTCCGGCTCCGACTTCGTCGAGATGTTCGTCGGCGTCGGCGCCAGCCGCGTGCGTGACCTGTTCCAGCAGGCCAAGGAGAACAGCCCGGCGATCATCTTCGTCGACGAGATCGACGCCGTCGGTCGCCACCGTGGCGCGGGCCTGGGCGGCGGGCACGACGAGCGCGAGCAGACGCTCAACCAGATGCTCGTCGAGATGGACGGGTTCGACGTCAAGACGAACGTCATCCTGATCGCCGCGACCAACCGGCCGGACATCCTGGACCCCGCGCTGCTGCGCCCGGGCCGGTTCGACCGCCAGGTCGCGGTGGAGCCGCCGGACCTCAAGGGCCGCGAGCGGATCCTCACGGTGCACGCGCAGGGCAAGCCCATGGCGCCGCACGTGGACCTGACCGCCGTCGCTCGTCGGACCCCCGGCTTCACGGGTGCGGACCTGGCGAACGTGCTGAACGAGGCCGCGCTGCTCACCGCGCGCCAGAACGCGCAGCTCATCGACGACCACGCGCTGGACGAGGCGATCGACCGCGTGGTCGCCGGCCCGCAGAAGCGCACGCGCGTCATGAACGTCAAGGAGCAGAAGCTCACCGCGTACCACGAGGGCGGCCACGCCCTGGTCGCGGCGGCCCTGCGCTACACCGACCCGGTGACCAAGGTGACGATCCTGCCGCGCGGCCGCGCGCTGGGCTACACGATGGTCATGCCGGTCGAGGACAAGTACTCGGTCACGCGCAACGAGCTGCTGGACCAGCTCGCGTACGCCATGGGCGGGCGCGTCGCGGAGGAGCTGGTGTTCCACGACCCGACGACGGGCGCGGGCAACGACATCGAGAAGGCGACCGCGACCGCGCGCCGGATGATCACGCAGTTCGGCATGAGCAGCGACCTGGGCGCCATCCGGCTGGGCCAGGACTCGGGCGAGGTCTTCCTGGGCCGCGACATGGGCCACCAGCGGGACTACTCCGAGGAGGTCGCGGGCCGCATCGACGCCGCGGTCCGCGGGCTGATCGAGGACGCGCACGACGAGGCGTGGGAGATCCTGGTCGAGTACCGCGACGTGCTCGACGCGCTGGTGCTCGAGCTGCTCGAGAAGGAGACGCTCAACGCGCAGCAGCTGGCGGAGATCTTCCAGCCCATCGTGAAGCGCCCGCCGCGCCAGGTCTGGCTCTCGAGCGACCAGCGCTCGGTCTCCGACCGTCCGCCGGTGCTCACGCCCGCCGAGATCGCGGTGCAGGACGGCCAGGCCGTCGTGCCCGAGGACGAGGCCGCCGCGGCGAACCCCGAGCGCCCGCCGGTCGAGGCCGTCGAGACGCCGCCGTCGCAGACGCCCGAGCTCGACTGA
- a CDS encoding type II toxin-antitoxin system Phd/YefM family antitoxin codes for MRTMTATRVSRGFSEVLDAVQHGDTITITRAGVPVAELRPVPVASGRALSDALDASTVSLDDTFEADITAATKLLSNGNPWPDA; via the coding sequence ATGCGGACCATGACAGCCACCCGCGTCTCGCGAGGCTTCTCGGAGGTCCTGGACGCGGTCCAGCACGGCGACACCATCACCATCACCCGGGCCGGTGTCCCCGTCGCGGAGCTGCGGCCCGTCCCCGTCGCGTCCGGTCGCGCCCTGAGCGACGCCCTCGACGCCTCCACAGTGTCCTTGGACGACACGTTCGAGGCGGACATCACCGCGGCGACGAAGCTGCTCTCGAACGGGAACCCGTGGCCCGACGCCTGA
- the folP gene encoding dihydropteroate synthase, translating into MDVVGPAVLPPPLREAGRTLVMGVVNVTPDSFSDGGRWFTPGAAVAHGLTLLEQGADLLDVGGESTRPGARRVPIDEERERVLPVITELVRRGVAVSVDTTRAQVARAAAEAGALVVNDVSGGLADDAMYGVVAETGVAYVAMHWRGHADVMDELDDYDDVVTDVRRELAERVDALRAAGVRDEQVVLDPGLGFAKPGASNWPLLARLPELVGDGFPVLVGASRKRFLGHLLAAPDGTPAPPLQRDHATAAVTALAAAAGAWCVRVHDVAASADAVRVAAAWEGVRGTTSGGAGTTSGAGTTREESR; encoded by the coding sequence GTGGACGTCGTCGGACCTGCCGTGCTCCCGCCCCCGCTCCGCGAGGCCGGCCGCACCCTGGTGATGGGGGTCGTGAACGTCACGCCCGACTCCTTCTCCGACGGCGGGCGGTGGTTCACGCCCGGCGCCGCGGTGGCGCACGGGTTGACGCTGCTCGAGCAGGGCGCGGACCTGCTCGACGTGGGCGGCGAGTCGACGCGGCCCGGGGCCAGGCGGGTGCCGATCGACGAGGAGCGCGAGCGCGTGCTGCCGGTGATCACCGAGCTGGTGCGCCGCGGCGTGGCGGTCAGCGTCGACACCACGCGGGCGCAGGTGGCGCGCGCGGCGGCCGAGGCGGGCGCGCTCGTCGTGAACGACGTGTCCGGCGGCCTGGCCGACGACGCGATGTACGGGGTCGTCGCGGAGACCGGGGTCGCGTACGTGGCGATGCACTGGCGCGGGCACGCGGACGTGATGGACGAGCTGGACGACTACGACGACGTGGTGACGGACGTGCGGCGCGAGCTCGCCGAGCGCGTCGACGCGCTGCGGGCGGCGGGCGTGCGCGACGAGCAGGTGGTGCTGGACCCGGGGCTGGGGTTCGCGAAGCCGGGCGCCAGCAACTGGCCGCTGCTCGCCCGGCTGCCCGAGCTCGTCGGCGACGGGTTCCCCGTGCTCGTCGGGGCGAGCCGCAAGCGCTTCCTGGGCCACCTGCTCGCGGCGCCGGACGGCACGCCCGCGCCGCCGCTGCAGCGCGACCACGCGACCGCCGCGGTCACCGCGCTGGCCGCGGCGGCGGGCGCGTGGTGCGTGCGGGTGCACGACGTCGCGGCGTCCGCGGACGCCGTCCGCGTCGCCGCGGCGTGGGAGGGTGTCCGGGGTACGACGAGCGGGGGCGCGGGTACGACGAGCGGCGCGGGTACGACGAGAGAGGAGTCGCGGTGA
- a CDS encoding PIN domain-containing protein → MARRLILDTTALIAFERRTLDRAALADDDVAIAAITVAEFRLGVELADTPSRAAHRQAVLDAIVSSVPVLDYTARTANMHARLLAHTRRTGRPRGAHDLIIAATAAEHSRTVMSADAQARYDDLPDITWAPTPPHASR, encoded by the coding sequence GTGGCCCGACGCCTGATCCTCGACACCACCGCCCTCATAGCGTTCGAGCGCCGCACCCTGGACCGCGCCGCGCTCGCCGACGACGACGTCGCTATCGCGGCCATCACCGTCGCCGAGTTCCGACTCGGCGTCGAGCTCGCCGATACCCCCTCGAGGGCGGCGCACCGCCAGGCGGTTCTGGACGCGATCGTGTCATCCGTCCCCGTCCTGGACTACACGGCCCGGACTGCGAACATGCACGCACGTCTCCTTGCCCATACCCGCCGCACCGGACGCCCCCGCGGTGCACACGACCTGATCATCGCGGCGACCGCTGCCGAACACTCGCGCACCGTGATGTCTGCCGACGCGCAAGCACGGTACGACGACCTGCCCGACATCACCTGGGCGCCAACCCCGCCGCACGCGTCCCGCTGA